One window from the genome of Natrinema sp. DC36 encodes:
- a CDS encoding ParA family protein, producing the protein MLTYTVYSEAGGVGKSSLTASLAAAHARGELNVLAVPLDPQDGDLSRLLGVDVDRAEKDADNLVRHMVNAPKGPFEDLIRTAEGVDIVPEHNMLSDLASHLDREQQKAEDFGDAYNVHAQLQRVLQEAGVGDHYDVVICDPPAMESPHLYNAIYATRNLVIPVEPSAKGDASVTGLEELASNFADKMNIEVGVLAAVPNGFKGTNDQKELIDEISFPTPEIIGDRTSLMEGCWKQQCSAFTYEREHRDYPRDHELETLAQFDRLARYLEEQRGIEAPNPPEPGTLDHEVDA; encoded by the coding sequence ATGCTCACGTACACGGTCTATTCCGAAGCCGGCGGCGTCGGGAAATCGTCGCTGACGGCGTCGCTCGCAGCGGCGCACGCTCGAGGGGAGCTCAACGTGCTGGCCGTCCCGCTGGATCCACAGGACGGAGACCTCAGCCGACTGCTCGGCGTCGACGTCGATCGAGCCGAGAAAGACGCGGACAACCTCGTCCGGCACATGGTCAACGCGCCAAAAGGCCCGTTCGAGGACCTCATTCGAACTGCGGAAGGTGTCGATATCGTCCCAGAGCACAACATGCTCTCGGACCTCGCGAGCCATCTCGATCGCGAGCAGCAGAAAGCCGAGGACTTCGGCGATGCGTACAACGTCCACGCCCAGCTGCAGCGCGTCCTCCAGGAGGCCGGCGTCGGCGATCACTACGACGTCGTGATCTGCGACCCGCCGGCGATGGAGAGTCCCCACCTCTACAACGCGATCTACGCGACGCGCAACCTCGTCATCCCAGTCGAGCCCTCTGCAAAGGGTGACGCATCAGTCACCGGCCTCGAGGAGCTCGCATCGAACTTCGCCGACAAGATGAATATTGAGGTCGGTGTCCTCGCTGCGGTGCCGAACGGATTCAAGGGAACGAACGATCAGAAGGAGTTGATCGACGAGATCTCGTTCCCGACGCCCGAGATCATCGGTGACCGAACGTCACTCATGGAGGGCTGTTGGAAACAGCAGTGCTCGGCGTTCACCTACGAGCGCGAGCATCGGGACTACCCGCGGGATCACGAGCTCGAGACACTCGCCCAGTTCGATCGTCTCGCCCGGTACCTCGAGGAGCAGCGAGGGATCGAAGCGCCGAACCCACCTGAGCCTGGTACGCTCGATCACGAGGTGGACGCATGA